From a region of the Gordonia sp. PP30 genome:
- a CDS encoding FAD-dependent oxidoreductase: MSTTRIVIVGGGYAGCMAANRLARRTDPETAAITLINARPDFIERVRLHQRVAGTGEAGTPLTEMLNDRVSLRIGAAVSIGDGVVTLDDGTEIAFDRLVYAAGGAPRGPEGTLAVGDPEQATTARARLAALGDGAHVTVVGGGLTGIETATEIAEARPELAVTLVSAGEVGASLHPSARRRIHDELAALGVAERRGIYDPAQRSDLTLWAIATDVSGLAQRSGLRVDADGRLTVDRYLRSVTDPRIFGAGDAAAVPGQRLSCQTAMPQGAHAADNLLRELKHAPLRPYSMAYAGQNVSIGRRRAVIQAARRDDTPIRLWFGGRAGALFKEQVCAMAKAAAGSGHYTWLPAPRSARTPATETPSPETTSGRTPTGR, encoded by the coding sequence ATGAGCACCACCAGAATCGTCATCGTCGGCGGGGGCTACGCCGGCTGCATGGCCGCGAATCGGCTCGCCCGCAGGACCGATCCGGAGACGGCAGCGATCACGCTGATCAACGCACGACCGGATTTCATCGAACGGGTCCGGCTGCACCAGCGGGTGGCCGGCACCGGCGAGGCCGGCACGCCCCTCACCGAGATGCTGAACGACCGGGTGTCGCTGCGGATCGGCGCCGCCGTGTCCATCGGCGACGGCGTCGTGACGCTCGACGACGGCACCGAGATCGCCTTCGACCGGCTGGTCTACGCGGCCGGCGGCGCGCCTCGCGGGCCGGAGGGCACGCTCGCGGTCGGCGATCCCGAGCAGGCGACGACCGCCCGCGCACGACTCGCCGCACTCGGCGACGGCGCGCACGTCACCGTCGTCGGCGGCGGCCTGACCGGGATCGAGACGGCCACCGAGATCGCCGAAGCCCGGCCCGAGCTGGCCGTGACGCTGGTCAGCGCGGGCGAGGTCGGGGCCTCACTGCACCCGTCCGCGCGGCGCCGGATCCACGACGAGCTCGCCGCACTCGGCGTCGCCGAGCGGCGTGGCATCTACGACCCCGCGCAGCGGTCCGACCTGACCCTCTGGGCGATCGCCACCGACGTCTCCGGCCTCGCGCAGCGGAGCGGACTCCGCGTCGACGCAGACGGCCGGCTGACGGTGGACCGCTACCTGCGGAGCGTCACCGACCCGCGGATCTTCGGCGCCGGCGACGCGGCCGCCGTGCCGGGCCAGCGTCTCAGCTGCCAGACCGCGATGCCGCAGGGCGCGCACGCCGCCGACAATCTGTTGCGCGAGCTGAAGCATGCACCGCTGCGGCCCTACTCGATGGCGTACGCGGGCCAGAACGTGTCGATCGGCCGGCGCCGGGCCGTGATCCAGGCCGCCCGCCGCGACGACACCCCCATCCGGCTCTGGTTCGGCGGTCGCGCGGGCGCACTGTTCAAGGAACAGGTCTGCGCGATGGCGAAGGCCGCCGCCGGCAGCGGCCACTACACGTGGCTCCCGGCGCCCCGATCGGCCCGGACACCCGCCACCGAGACACCCTCGCCCGAGACGACCTCGGGCCGGACACCGACCGGCCGATGA
- a CDS encoding GntR family transcriptional regulator: MLNASSSTGSAAERVYGEVKELILTNRIAGGELISEGEVAQRCEVSRTPVREAFLRLETEGWMRLYPKRGALIIPISDREASDVVEARILLEGHAVDAIAADDNRIRRLAAQLRDNLATHRDTDLEDIDTFSHHDAQFHQLIAAAGGNDLLAGFYVSLGERHRRMTIASVHRDVGVASRILADHAALLDAIEQGDAERFRAELAHHLAGVHDLEYPNQPAARTGETR, translated from the coding sequence ATGTTGAATGCATCGTCGTCGACGGGATCCGCCGCCGAACGCGTCTACGGTGAGGTCAAGGAGTTGATCCTCACCAACCGCATCGCCGGGGGTGAGCTCATCAGCGAAGGTGAGGTCGCCCAGCGCTGCGAGGTGAGCCGTACGCCGGTCCGGGAGGCCTTCCTGCGCCTGGAGACCGAGGGCTGGATGCGCCTGTATCCCAAACGTGGCGCTCTGATCATCCCCATTTCCGACCGCGAGGCGAGCGATGTCGTCGAGGCCCGCATCCTGCTGGAAGGGCACGCCGTCGACGCCATCGCGGCCGACGACAACCGCATCCGACGGCTCGCCGCCCAACTACGCGACAACCTCGCCACCCACCGGGATACCGATCTCGAGGACATCGACACCTTCTCGCATCATGACGCCCAGTTCCATCAACTCATCGCCGCCGCGGGCGGCAACGATCTGCTCGCCGGGTTCTATGTGAGCCTGGGCGAGCGGCATCGCCGGATGACCATCGCCAGCGTGCATCGTGATGTGGGTGTGGCGTCGAGAATCCTGGCCGACCATGCCGCGCTGCTCGACGCGATCGAACAGGGCGACGCCGAGCGTTTCCGGGCCGAACTGGCCCACCACCTCGCCGGCGTCCACGACCTGGAATACCCGAATCAGCCCGCAGCCCGCACCGGAGAAACACGATGA
- a CDS encoding NADP-dependent malic enzyme — MTSTAGKNSVDSHIEQPTITDLPITDDEIFLAHVGGKLSVELRSPIDTQRDLSIAYTPGVAQVSRAIDQDTELVNKYTWTDRLVAVVSDGTAVLGLGDIGPRAALPVMEGKSALFRSFAGLNSIPIVLDTTDPDEIVETLIRLRPSFGAVNLEDISAPRCFEIEQRVIEALDCPVMHDDQHGTAIVVLAALRGATTVLGRDLTKLRVVISGAGAAGVACIKILHAAGVEDIVVLDSKGIVSFHRDDLNEIKQELAEFTNPRALSGTAAEALAGADVFLGVSAGKIAEDLIASMAADPIIFALSNPDPEIAPEIAAKYAAVVATGRSDFPNQINNVLAFPGVFAGALDAGAKRITERMKLAAAEAILSVVADDLSVDKIVPSALDSRVAPAVSAAVAEAARAEGLA, encoded by the coding sequence GTGACGAGCACGGCAGGCAAGAATTCGGTCGACAGCCACATCGAGCAGCCCACCATCACCGATCTCCCCATCACCGACGACGAGATCTTCCTCGCGCACGTCGGCGGCAAGCTCTCGGTGGAACTGCGTTCGCCGATCGACACCCAGCGCGACCTGTCCATCGCCTACACCCCCGGTGTGGCGCAGGTATCCCGCGCGATCGACCAGGACACCGAGCTGGTCAACAAATACACCTGGACCGACCGTCTTGTCGCCGTCGTCTCCGACGGCACCGCGGTGCTGGGCCTCGGCGACATCGGCCCGCGTGCCGCGCTGCCGGTCATGGAAGGCAAGTCGGCCTTGTTCCGGTCCTTCGCCGGACTCAACTCGATCCCGATCGTGCTCGACACCACCGACCCCGACGAGATCGTCGAAACCCTGATCCGGCTGCGTCCGAGCTTCGGTGCGGTGAACCTCGAGGACATCTCCGCACCGCGTTGCTTCGAGATCGAGCAGCGCGTTATCGAGGCGCTCGATTGCCCCGTGATGCACGACGATCAACACGGCACGGCCATTGTCGTCCTGGCCGCCCTGCGAGGCGCGACGACAGTCCTGGGGCGCGACCTGACCAAGCTGCGTGTCGTCATCTCCGGCGCCGGTGCCGCCGGTGTCGCCTGCATCAAGATCCTGCATGCCGCGGGCGTCGAGGACATCGTGGTGCTCGATTCGAAGGGCATCGTCAGCTTCCACCGCGACGACCTCAACGAGATCAAGCAGGAACTGGCCGAGTTCACCAATCCCCGCGCACTGTCGGGGACCGCCGCCGAGGCGCTGGCCGGCGCGGATGTGTTCCTGGGGGTCTCGGCGGGCAAGATCGCCGAGGACCTCATCGCATCGATGGCCGCCGACCCGATCATCTTCGCGCTGTCCAACCCCGATCCGGAGATCGCACCGGAGATCGCTGCGAAGTATGCGGCGGTCGTGGCGACCGGACGCAGCGACTTCCCGAATCAGATCAACAACGTGCTCGCCTTCCCCGGCGTCTTCGCCGGGGCGCTGGACGCAGGCGCCAAACGCATCACCGAACGCATGAAACTGGCTGCCGCAGAAGCAATCCTGTCGGTGGTTGCCGACGATCTCAGCGTCGACAAGATTGTGCCGAGCGCACTGGATTCCCGGGTTGCGCCCGCGGTATCGGCGGCAGTCGCCGAGGCCGCGCGCGCCGAGGGCCTGGCCTAA
- a CDS encoding TetR/AcrR family transcriptional regulator has protein sequence MSSQMSSPDDRPVKPVDQLSEKGRRTRDRLIDAARAVFERDGFIDSRVADIVKEAGAAYGTFYTYFPSKEAAFLAVIVTQQEAIKEAARHHAAEAERLDARGVVEASNRAYLEGYGKHWRLMEAWSVAAAVDAEIGGLLEDMIHFNIERTERSLLRLRQRGDISADIDPHYAARALNAMVMQFSIRIFRDNPDGIDIDTAVRTITDIWCQGIGLGEDAPAVDATQR, from the coding sequence ATGTCCAGCCAGATGAGTAGCCCCGATGATCGACCAGTCAAGCCTGTCGATCAACTCAGCGAGAAGGGACGCCGCACGCGTGATCGGCTGATCGACGCCGCACGCGCCGTCTTCGAGCGTGATGGATTCATCGACTCGCGGGTCGCCGACATCGTCAAAGAGGCAGGCGCCGCCTACGGCACCTTCTACACGTATTTCCCCTCCAAAGAGGCGGCGTTCCTCGCGGTGATCGTGACTCAGCAGGAAGCGATCAAGGAAGCCGCACGCCACCACGCGGCCGAAGCCGAACGTCTCGACGCCCGCGGCGTCGTCGAGGCATCCAACCGCGCCTACCTCGAGGGGTACGGCAAACATTGGCGCCTCATGGAAGCCTGGTCGGTGGCGGCCGCAGTCGACGCCGAGATCGGCGGACTCCTCGAAGATATGATCCACTTCAACATCGAGCGGACCGAACGGTCACTACTCCGGCTCCGGCAGCGCGGTGACATCTCTGCCGATATCGATCCCCACTACGCGGCACGCGCCCTCAACGCCATGGTCATGCAGTTCTCCATTCGCATCTTCCGCGACAATCCCGACGGCATCGACATCGACACCGCGGTCCGCACCATCACCGACATCTGGTGCCAGGGAATCGGCCTCGGCGAGGACGCCCCGGCAGTCGACGCCACCCAGCGCTGA
- a CDS encoding beta-ketoacyl-[acyl-carrier-protein] synthase family protein: MTVAITGQGVISSLGLTIPDFCTGLDKATVAVEATPWSAETGGNLYYSPVTGFDPTRWLDERTERGSDRFAQYAVAAAAEAVADSGIGDLDPLRTAVVMGTSMAGAATLAGAQEAYDVGGFDSVPKKLQMMAWPNMAAGHVALRWQLHGPLLTISTACASSLDAIGIAARMIASGQADVAIAGGTDNGGVKISSLGAARYGMSPINVDNPHEICRPFDRNRKGVMGGDGAAVVILERADHARARGARIDGIVRGYGSLSDGYHPSSPDPSARWEIAAMQAAQADADLSPADIGAVVAHGTGTPVGDAAEILAINTIFGESVCATSIKGHVGHTAGAAGVMGVITGLHTLATRALPPTASTTDLEPDIRFRVPLGSPESVDLDAFQVNAFGFAGQNASLVISRD; this comes from the coding sequence ATGACCGTCGCGATCACCGGGCAAGGCGTGATCTCCAGCCTCGGGCTGACCATCCCCGACTTCTGCACCGGCCTGGACAAAGCCACCGTGGCGGTCGAAGCGACACCATGGTCAGCAGAGACCGGAGGTAATCTCTACTATTCCCCGGTCACCGGGTTCGACCCCACCCGATGGCTTGACGAACGCACCGAACGCGGCAGCGACCGATTCGCCCAGTACGCGGTGGCCGCCGCGGCCGAAGCCGTGGCCGATTCCGGGATCGGCGATCTCGATCCACTGCGCACCGCAGTGGTGATGGGCACCTCGATGGCCGGCGCGGCGACACTCGCTGGAGCCCAAGAGGCCTACGACGTCGGCGGATTCGACTCCGTACCCAAGAAACTGCAGATGATGGCCTGGCCCAATATGGCCGCCGGTCATGTCGCGCTGCGCTGGCAGCTGCATGGTCCGCTCCTGACGATCTCAACGGCGTGCGCATCCTCACTCGATGCGATCGGAATCGCTGCCCGCATGATTGCCAGCGGCCAGGCAGATGTGGCCATCGCCGGCGGAACCGACAACGGCGGGGTCAAGATCAGCAGCCTTGGCGCAGCCCGGTACGGCATGTCACCCATCAATGTCGACAACCCGCATGAGATCTGCCGTCCGTTTGATCGAAATCGCAAGGGCGTCATGGGAGGCGACGGTGCGGCCGTGGTGATCCTGGAGCGCGCTGACCACGCACGTGCCCGCGGCGCCCGCATCGATGGCATCGTCCGGGGGTACGGATCACTCTCCGACGGCTACCATCCGTCCTCTCCCGACCCATCAGCTCGCTGGGAGATCGCCGCCATGCAGGCGGCCCAGGCCGACGCCGACCTCAGCCCCGCCGACATCGGCGCAGTAGTGGCACATGGCACCGGAACACCCGTCGGTGACGCCGCCGAGATTCTGGCAATCAACACCATCTTCGGCGAATCCGTGTGCGCCACATCCATCAAGGGACATGTGGGACACACGGCCGGGGCAGCCGGCGTCATGGGGGTCATCACCGGTCTCCACACCCTGGCCACCCGCGCCCTCCCTCCTACCGCCTCGACCACCGACCTCGAACCCGACATCCGCTTTCGCGTCCCGCTCGGTTCCCCCGAGTCGGTCGATCTCGATGCCTTCCAGGTCAATGCCTTCGGCTTCGCGGGCCAGAACGCCTCGCTGGTCATCAGCCGCGACTGA
- a CDS encoding class I adenylate-forming enzyme family protein, whose product MPGFSFTDNLGAITDFGLHFHPDEPALLQQGRTLTYRELDDRINRVACGLLDAGVGSGDRVLILWENDIRFVEATLGTIRAGAVAVPVNPNLTEATHRMHLNDSGAIAVLCGATAADHAAHFADDDQVVLAVAADSTHANVVEHEAWLSSAPARRPEMSADPGDLAWLPYTSGTTGTPKGVKLAHQMLLRDAQLLSQNCYLNSSDRVVLAAPLFHMNAAACGILPMLLVGGSVYVLPSFEAATVLRTFSEQRATYSLGVPAMFKLMLAQDDSELSRDFSTLRLICCGSAPMPPSLINRLTEIFPNARFVEGYGLTECGPAATMNPLIGPRRNGSIGRPLPGFEARIVDYDGNEVTAGNTGELWLRSPLCTTLGYLGRPDEDARKRKPDGWFATGDLAMCDDDGWLYFRGRADDRMNVGGENVYPAEVEAILTRHPQVRDVAVVALPHDTKGQVPVAFVVREAGSDLDESSLREFFFTEGPAYAHPRRIHFLDSLPLSPTGKTDRRSLIRQAHDSTPADISGGTQ is encoded by the coding sequence ATGCCCGGATTCTCGTTCACCGACAACCTCGGCGCGATCACCGACTTCGGACTCCACTTTCACCCCGACGAGCCCGCCCTGCTCCAACAGGGCCGCACCTTGACCTACCGCGAACTCGACGACCGGATCAACCGGGTCGCCTGCGGACTGCTCGATGCCGGGGTCGGCAGCGGTGATCGCGTTCTCATATTGTGGGAGAACGATATCCGCTTCGTCGAGGCCACTCTGGGAACCATTCGCGCAGGTGCTGTCGCAGTGCCGGTGAACCCGAATCTGACCGAGGCAACACACCGGATGCATCTGAACGACAGCGGCGCCATTGCCGTCCTGTGCGGCGCCACCGCAGCCGACCATGCCGCACATTTCGCCGACGATGACCAGGTTGTGCTGGCAGTGGCCGCCGACTCAACGCACGCGAATGTCGTCGAACACGAGGCCTGGCTGTCGTCCGCACCGGCCCGGCGGCCCGAGATGAGCGCCGATCCCGGGGATCTGGCTTGGTTGCCCTACACATCGGGAACCACCGGCACGCCCAAGGGGGTCAAGCTAGCCCATCAGATGCTGTTGCGTGATGCTCAATTGCTCAGCCAGAACTGCTATCTCAATTCATCGGATCGCGTAGTACTGGCCGCACCGCTGTTTCATATGAATGCCGCGGCCTGCGGAATCCTCCCCATGCTCTTGGTGGGTGGCTCCGTGTACGTCCTGCCCTCCTTTGAGGCTGCCACGGTACTGCGCACCTTCTCCGAGCAACGCGCCACCTACTCGCTCGGTGTGCCCGCGATGTTCAAGCTGATGCTGGCCCAGGATGATTCAGAGCTATCCCGGGACTTCAGCACGCTTCGCCTGATTTGTTGCGGCTCGGCCCCGATGCCGCCCAGCCTGATCAATCGGCTCACCGAGATCTTTCCCAATGCACGTTTTGTGGAGGGGTATGGACTCACCGAATGCGGTCCGGCCGCCACCATGAATCCCCTCATCGGCCCGCGCCGTAATGGCAGCATCGGTAGGCCGCTGCCAGGATTCGAGGCCAGGATCGTCGACTACGACGGCAATGAGGTCACCGCAGGCAATACCGGCGAGCTGTGGTTGCGCAGCCCGCTGTGCACCACCCTGGGTTACCTCGGCCGACCCGACGAGGACGCCCGCAAACGCAAACCCGACGGCTGGTTCGCCACCGGCGATCTGGCCATGTGCGATGACGACGGCTGGCTCTACTTCCGCGGCCGGGCCGATGACCGCATGAATGTCGGCGGCGAGAACGTGTACCCGGCCGAGGTGGAGGCGATCCTGACCCGCCACCCACAGGTCCGTGATGTCGCCGTTGTCGCCCTTCCGCATGACACCAAGGGGCAGGTGCCGGTCGCCTTCGTCGTGCGCGAGGCAGGCTCGGATCTCGATGAGTCTAGCCTGCGCGAGTTCTTCTTCACCGAGGGGCCCGCCTACGCACATCCACGACGGATCCACTTTCTCGATTCGTTGCCACTGTCTCCCACCGGCAAGACCGACCGCCGCTCACTGATCAGACAGGCCCACGACAGCACACCGGCCGATATCTCCGGAGGAACCCAATGA
- a CDS encoding enoyl-CoA hydratase-related protein codes for MTHPIVPDPPVDIIVDDWEPGIRRITINRTPVRNAYRSQTAFEMTAAITDFINDDSARVLVITGAGGAFCAGGDLSSSYETEHAAAVEFGHGVVIREGMHSVIRALGVCEKPVIAMISGPAVAGGLALALACDIRIADTTARLGDTSGRVGLLPDEGGAWLFTHAMGADRALKMLLGTEIYPAQQALELGLLTEVVDDATEATLALARRFAATAPLTTRIVKRLVRNAGHQTLDQSLRESEYAVEIINHTADVAEGINAFVAKRAPRFTGH; via the coding sequence ATGACCCACCCCATCGTCCCCGACCCGCCGGTCGACATCATCGTCGACGACTGGGAGCCGGGTATCCGCCGCATCACCATCAACCGCACCCCGGTGCGAAATGCTTACCGTTCGCAGACAGCATTCGAGATGACCGCGGCGATCACCGATTTCATCAACGACGACTCCGCACGGGTGCTCGTGATCACCGGTGCGGGCGGAGCCTTCTGCGCCGGTGGCGATCTGAGTAGCTCCTATGAGACCGAGCACGCCGCCGCCGTCGAGTTCGGACACGGTGTGGTGATCCGTGAAGGCATGCATTCGGTGATCCGAGCACTGGGGGTGTGCGAAAAGCCAGTCATCGCCATGATCAGTGGCCCCGCCGTGGCCGGCGGCCTCGCCCTGGCATTGGCGTGCGATATTCGCATAGCCGACACCACCGCGCGGCTCGGCGACACATCGGGTCGAGTCGGACTGCTCCCCGACGAGGGCGGCGCATGGCTGTTCACCCACGCCATGGGCGCCGATCGGGCATTGAAGATGTTGCTGGGTACCGAGATCTACCCTGCCCAGCAGGCACTCGAGCTTGGTCTGCTCACCGAGGTCGTCGACGATGCCACCGAGGCGACACTGGCCCTGGCCCGCAGATTCGCTGCGACTGCCCCCCTGACCACGCGCATCGTCAAACGGTTGGTGCGCAACGCCGGTCACCAGACCCTCGATCAATCGTTGCGCGAGTCCGAGTATGCGGTCGAGATCATCAACCACACGGCCGACGTCGCCGAGGGCATCAATGCCTTCGTCGCCAAACGCGCCCCCAGGTTCACCGGACACTGA
- a CDS encoding CaiB/BaiF CoA-transferase family protein, giving the protein MTTSGPLSGVTVLDMSRLAPGPYATMLLADLGAEVTAVGGGRAGLPLETVSRGKRFVSLDLKSDAGQQALHRLVAQADVFVESFRPGVADKLGAGYDDLRRIRPDLIYCSVTGYGQGGPMRQAAGHDINYLAMTGMLAMLGPTNGPPTIPLNLVADFAGGSLVAAMAIVAALFERTRSGEGQYLDVAMIDGARSMMAMHQQMWGTSAAPARGLSVLAGAAPFYRCYETADGRYMAVGALEPQFFAALWSTLGLEAVPPQYPRTEWPRIEDELTAAFASRTRAEWTEIFAGVDACVSPVLDPDEVGTDRHIRDRHGDINDTAAPAMPLFSRTPARAGSTDRSDHTASVLSALGMTAAEIAAAQDTTEPTGLTSWPDM; this is encoded by the coding sequence ATCACCACATCAGGACCACTGTCAGGGGTTACAGTCCTCGACATGTCACGCCTGGCGCCCGGGCCGTATGCGACGATGCTGCTCGCCGATCTCGGCGCCGAGGTGACCGCCGTCGGTGGCGGCCGCGCAGGCTTGCCGTTGGAAACGGTATCCCGCGGCAAGCGGTTCGTCTCGCTGGATCTGAAATCAGATGCCGGGCAGCAGGCCTTGCACCGACTGGTCGCGCAGGCCGATGTCTTCGTCGAGAGCTTCCGGCCGGGTGTGGCAGACAAACTCGGTGCGGGATACGACGATCTGCGCCGCATCCGGCCCGATCTGATCTACTGCTCGGTGACCGGCTACGGCCAGGGCGGCCCGATGCGTCAAGCAGCCGGTCACGATATCAACTATCTTGCGATGACCGGCATGTTGGCGATGCTGGGTCCGACCAACGGACCGCCGACCATCCCGTTGAACCTGGTGGCCGACTTCGCCGGTGGCTCCCTGGTGGCGGCAATGGCCATTGTCGCCGCGCTATTCGAGCGCACTCGTTCTGGCGAGGGACAGTACCTCGACGTGGCAATGATCGACGGGGCGAGGTCGATGATGGCCATGCATCAGCAGATGTGGGGCACGTCGGCCGCACCTGCCCGCGGCCTGAGTGTATTGGCCGGAGCCGCACCGTTCTACCGGTGTTATGAGACCGCTGATGGCCGGTATATGGCGGTCGGCGCGCTCGAACCCCAGTTCTTTGCCGCGCTGTGGTCCACACTGGGCCTCGAAGCGGTACCACCGCAGTATCCGCGCACCGAATGGCCGCGGATCGAGGACGAACTCACCGCCGCATTTGCCAGTCGCACCCGCGCGGAATGGACTGAGATCTTCGCCGGGGTCGATGCCTGTGTCTCTCCGGTGCTCGACCCCGACGAGGTCGGCACCGATCGCCACATCCGCGATCGGCATGGCGATATCAATGACACGGCGGCCCCTGCCATGCCCTTGTTCTCACGCACTCCGGCCCGCGCCGGCAGCACCGACCGTTCCGACCACACCGCCTCGGTGCTCTCGGCTCTCGGGATGACGGCAGCGGAAATCGCTGCCGCACAAGACACCACAGAGCCGACCGGTCTGACGAGCTGGCCGGATATGTGA
- a CDS encoding enoyl-CoA hydratase-related protein, which produces MNEVTLARSEAIATVTLNRPEAMNAMNDALLDQLVETLESLDGDDSVRVIVLRGAGRAFCVGGDLTVDHTGLTPAVAESRLRAHVRAAEILREGHAVSIAAVDGAAAGAGFSLAAACDLRVIAESAVFRAAFVTAAMSGDFGLSWSLTRLIGSARAHEILLLNEKITAARAVEIGLASGCVADDAFEAHLGTVAATLAGGPPLALGAIKANLNDATQLSFTECLRRECTRHVATGLSADATEAGRAFLEKRRPEFHGR; this is translated from the coding sequence ATGAACGAAGTAACTCTCGCCAGGAGCGAGGCCATCGCCACGGTGACCCTCAACCGCCCCGAAGCGATGAATGCCATGAACGACGCACTGCTCGATCAGCTTGTGGAAACCCTTGAGTCATTGGATGGCGACGATTCGGTACGGGTGATCGTCTTACGCGGAGCGGGGCGCGCCTTCTGCGTGGGTGGAGATCTCACCGTCGACCACACCGGGCTGACTCCCGCGGTTGCCGAGAGCCGACTGCGAGCGCATGTACGGGCCGCAGAAATCTTGCGCGAAGGCCATGCGGTGAGCATCGCCGCTGTCGACGGCGCCGCTGCCGGAGCGGGTTTCTCGCTTGCCGCGGCATGCGATTTACGAGTGATCGCAGAGTCGGCGGTCTTTCGTGCGGCCTTTGTCACCGCAGCGATGAGCGGCGACTTCGGCTTGTCGTGGTCGCTGACCCGGCTCATCGGATCTGCTCGGGCGCACGAGATCTTGTTGCTCAACGAGAAGATCACTGCCGCAAGAGCCGTCGAGATCGGTTTGGCGTCAGGTTGCGTCGCCGACGACGCCTTCGAGGCCCATCTCGGCACCGTTGCCGCGACTCTCGCCGGTGGCCCACCGCTCGCGCTCGGCGCGATCAAGGCCAATCTCAATGACGCGACACAGCTGTCCTTCACCGAATGCCTGCGCAGGGAGTGCACGCGGCATGTGGCCACCGGCCTCAGCGCCGACGCCACCGAGGCAGGTCGCGCCTTCCTGGAGAAGCGACGCCCCGAGTTCCACGGTCGCTGA
- the fabG gene encoding 3-oxoacyl-ACP reductase FabG yields the protein MSETTSQVAVVTGAARGIGAAVAARLLADGMSVALLDNDAAELELTAKRLSDHGRVHHVVTDVREPDAVAAAVESTQRQLGDPTVLVNDAGYIRDNLFHKMTLKDWDEVMSVHLRAAFITTQAVQPFMTAAGTGRIVNISSIAALGNRGQSNYSAAKAGIQGFTRTLAVELGRFGITANAIAPGFVDTAMTRATAARIGMEFDDLVATASKQIPLGRVGQPEDIAGVASFLAGPDSAYVTGQIIYATGGPAV from the coding sequence ATGTCCGAAACCACTTCTCAGGTGGCTGTGGTCACCGGCGCGGCGCGCGGTATCGGCGCGGCGGTGGCAGCCCGACTCCTTGCCGACGGAATGTCGGTGGCACTTCTCGACAACGATGCCGCCGAGCTCGAGTTGACCGCCAAGAGATTGTCGGACCACGGCCGGGTGCACCACGTGGTCACCGACGTCCGCGAACCCGATGCCGTTGCCGCGGCGGTTGAATCGACTCAGCGGCAGCTGGGTGATCCCACCGTCCTGGTCAACGATGCGGGATACATCCGCGACAATCTCTTTCACAAGATGACCCTGAAGGATTGGGACGAGGTGATGAGCGTGCACCTGCGGGCGGCCTTCATCACGACACAGGCGGTCCAGCCATTCATGACCGCCGCCGGTACCGGCCGCATCGTCAACATTTCCTCCATCGCCGCGCTCGGCAACCGCGGGCAGAGTAACTACAGTGCAGCCAAGGCCGGCATTCAGGGATTCACCCGAACTCTGGCCGTCGAACTGGGCCGGTTCGGGATCACCGCCAACGCCATCGCGCCCGGCTTTGTCGATACCGCGATGACCCGGGCGACTGCTGCACGCATAGGGATGGAGTTCGACGACCTCGTGGCCACGGCGTCCAAGCAGATTCCACTCGGCCGGGTCGGGCAGCCCGAGGACATCGCCGGAGTCGCTTCGTTCCTGGCCGGGCCGGACTCGGCCTATGTGACCGGCCAGATCATCTACGCGACCGGCGGGCCCGCCGTCTGA